The Desulfobacterales bacterium genome includes a region encoding these proteins:
- the dapF gene encoding diaminopimelate epimerase has protein sequence MPKIPFFKMSGSGNDFIIIDNREGVVAAENIATFVRNVCCRRMSAGGDGLILVEKSDAADFKWQFFNSDGSLAEMCGNGARCVARFAYVNGITGSDMSFETDAGIVSATVSDRRVKISMPDPDNLTLSDGVELASGPLAFSSVNTGVPHVVIPVGDIDSAQVVEIGREIRYHQKFKPAGTNVNFISLRPDGVAAVRTYERGVEDETLACGTGAIACAVVLAAQFKKPSPIDVETKSGGTLRIYFKENNGHFFDIFLEGDARIIYKGKLWEDAWNYGRHPFDGPKRIVTP, from the coding sequence ATGCCGAAAATTCCTTTTTTTAAAATGAGCGGCAGCGGAAACGATTTTATCATCATTGACAATCGGGAAGGGGTAGTCGCTGCCGAAAATATCGCAACATTTGTCCGGAACGTGTGCTGCCGCAGGATGTCGGCGGGCGGGGACGGTTTGATACTGGTGGAAAAATCGGACGCTGCCGACTTCAAATGGCAGTTTTTTAATTCAGACGGCAGCCTGGCCGAGATGTGCGGCAACGGCGCCAGGTGCGTGGCCCGATTTGCCTACGTCAATGGCATCACCGGTTCGGACATGTCCTTTGAAACCGATGCGGGGATTGTATCGGCGACGGTTTCAGACCGGCGGGTAAAGATCAGCATGCCCGATCCGGACAATTTAACACTGAGCGACGGGGTTGAACTGGCAAGCGGTCCCTTGGCATTTTCCAGCGTGAATACCGGCGTGCCGCACGTGGTGATACCGGTGGGGGATATTGATTCAGCCCAGGTGGTGGAGATCGGCCGGGAGATTCGTTATCATCAGAAATTCAAGCCGGCCGGGACCAATGTCAATTTTATCAGCCTGCGGCCGGACGGCGTCGCTGCCGTGCGGACCTATGAACGCGGCGTTGAAGATGAAACCCTGGCATGCGGAACCGGCGCCATTGCCTGCGCCGTCGTGCTTGCCGCCCAGTTTAAAAAGCCGTCCCCCATCGACGTTGAAACCAAAAGCGGGGGAACGCTTCGCATCTATTTTAAAGAAAACAACGGCCATTTTTTTGATATTTTTCTTGAAGGCGATGCCCGAATCATCTACAAAGGAAAACTTTGGGAGGATGCGTGGAATTATGGTCGGCATCCTTTCGACGGGCCCAAACGGATTGTAACGCCATGA
- the folK gene encoding 2-amino-4-hydroxy-6-hydroxymethyldihydropteridine diphosphokinase, translated as MPHHVAFISVGSNIGDKLRNCRKGIAALTAGGRSILKGQSHFYRTEPVDYSDQDWFVNAVVKIETRSEPAVLFRELKSIEKDVGRKEEAIRFGPRILDLDILLYDRLIMESVELTIPHPRMHQRRFVLQPMCDIDPLMLHPVLKKDMRSLQDALGENEQRIIQIK; from the coding sequence ATGCCGCACCATGTCGCATTTATATCGGTCGGGTCGAATATCGGAGATAAACTCCGGAATTGCCGAAAGGGAATTGCCGCGCTGACTGCAGGGGGACGGTCGATTTTAAAGGGCCAATCCCATTTTTACCGGACCGAACCGGTGGACTACAGCGATCAAGACTGGTTTGTCAACGCGGTTGTTAAAATCGAAACCCGAAGCGAACCGGCGGTTCTTTTCAGGGAACTAAAGTCCATCGAAAAAGATGTCGGACGAAAAGAGGAAGCGATCCGTTTCGGCCCCCGCATTCTCGACCTGGATATCCTGCTGTATGACCGGTTGATAATGGAGTCCGTCGAATTGACGATACCGCATCCGCGGATGCACCAAAGGCGCTTTGTCTTGCAGCCGATGTGTGATATAGATCCCCTCATGCTGCATCCGGTTTTGAAAAAAGACATGCGGTCATTGCAGGATGCATTAGGGGAAAACGAACAAAGGATCATTCAAATAAAATGA
- the pgsA gene encoding CDP-diacylglycerol--glycerol-3-phosphate 3-phosphatidyltransferase, producing the protein MSPENLKKILSHPNTLIIYRISVIPAIVMLLLFPNRICTFIAAILFSAAAITDYLDGYLARKRGLVTTFGRVMDPVADKLLVSTTFIMLTALGWVPAWVVCVIIGREIAVTGLRNIIAENQEDVSASWLGKYKTGFQIAAIIPLVFHYPYFGVDLNAVGLFFLWGALLFTVWSGADYFIRFRKLLRMNG; encoded by the coding sequence ATGTCCCCTGAAAACCTGAAAAAAATACTGAGTCATCCCAACACGCTGATAATATATCGAATATCCGTAATTCCGGCCATCGTAATGCTGCTGCTGTTTCCGAACCGGATTTGCACGTTTATTGCGGCCATTTTATTCAGTGCGGCCGCCATCACCGATTACCTGGACGGTTATCTGGCCAGAAAAAGGGGGCTTGTCACCACCTTCGGCCGGGTGATGGATCCTGTGGCGGACAAACTGCTGGTTTCCACGACCTTTATCATGCTGACCGCCCTGGGGTGGGTTCCGGCTTGGGTGGTCTGTGTGATTATCGGTCGCGAGATTGCCGTAACCGGACTGCGCAATATCATAGCTGAAAATCAGGAGGATGTTTCCGCCTCCTGGCTGGGAAAATATAAAACCGGATTTCAGATTGCCGCCATTATTCCCCTTGTCTTCCATTATCCCTATTTCGGCGTGGACCTGAATGCCGTCGGACTTTTTTTTCTATGGGGCGCGCTCTTATTTACGGTATGGTCCGGTGCGGATTATTTTATCCGGTTTAGAAAACTTTTACGAATGAATGGATAA
- a CDS encoding LL-diaminopimelate aminotransferase, whose protein sequence is MLTIEKSDRLKSLPPYLFKEIDRQKDEVRKKGVDIIDVGVGDPDMPTPPHIIAALNKAAADPANHRYPSYSGMGDFNAAVARWYQKRFNVALDHEKEVVTLIGSKEGIAHIPLAFINPGDTALASSPGYPVYHIGVQFAGGKTYFMDLLKQNDFLPDLSAIPQEVARNAKIMFINYPNNPTAAVATAEFFKEVVAYAEKHKIIVCHDAAYTEMAFDGFRPISFLETDGAREVGIEFHSLSKTYNMTGWRVGFAVGRSEVIQALGQVKSNIDSGAFQAVQIAGIAALEGDQGCVAEMNKEYTARRDILVKGLIDLGLSVEMPKATFYVWIGVPKGYTSSEFTSHLLLKAGVVCTPGNGFGAAGEGYVRMALTVGQKRMKEAIERIRSIGF, encoded by the coding sequence ATGCTGACAATCGAAAAATCCGACCGACTCAAAAGCCTGCCGCCCTACCTGTTTAAAGAAATTGACAGACAAAAGGACGAAGTCAGAAAAAAAGGCGTTGACATCATCGACGTGGGGGTCGGCGATCCGGACATGCCGACGCCGCCGCATATCATTGCAGCGTTGAATAAAGCCGCAGCCGATCCGGCCAACCATCGCTATCCTTCCTATAGCGGAATGGGGGATTTCAATGCGGCCGTTGCCCGCTGGTATCAAAAACGGTTTAACGTGGCACTGGATCATGAAAAAGAAGTTGTTACCCTGATCGGCTCCAAGGAGGGGATCGCACATATTCCCCTGGCGTTTATCAATCCGGGGGACACGGCCCTTGCGAGCAGCCCGGGATATCCGGTCTATCATATCGGTGTACAGTTTGCCGGGGGCAAGACCTACTTCATGGATTTGTTAAAACAAAATGATTTTCTGCCGGATCTGTCCGCAATTCCCCAGGAAGTCGCCCGCAACGCCAAGATAATGTTCATCAACTATCCGAACAACCCCACGGCAGCGGTGGCAACGGCTGAATTTTTCAAAGAGGTGGTCGCATATGCCGAAAAACACAAGATTATCGTGTGTCATGACGCTGCGTATACTGAAATGGCGTTTGACGGATTCCGGCCCATCAGTTTTCTGGAAACGGACGGCGCCAGGGAAGTCGGAATCGAATTTCATTCCCTTTCCAAAACTTACAACATGACCGGATGGCGGGTGGGTTTTGCCGTCGGCCGCAGCGAAGTCATACAAGCCCTGGGGCAGGTCAAAAGCAATATCGATTCCGGCGCTTTTCAGGCGGTTCAGATTGCCGGCATCGCCGCTCTGGAAGGAGATCAGGGCTGTGTGGCGGAAATGAATAAGGAGTATACCGCCCGTCGGGATATCCTGGTGAAAGGCCTGATCGACCTTGGCCTGTCGGTGGAAATGCCCAAGGCCACATTTTATGTCTGGATCGGGGTTCCCAAGGGGTATACCTCGTCGGAATTTACCAGCCATCTTCTCTTGAAAGCGGGCGTCGTGTGCACACCGGGCAATGGCTTTGGCGCTGCCGGGGAAGGGTACGTGCGCATGGCCCTGACGGTGGGACAGAAAAGAATGAAAGAAGCGATTGAACGGATACGCTCCATCGGATTTTAA
- the argH gene encoding argininosuccinate lyase, translating to MSQKPWDGRFSEKTDRVVEAFTSSIDVDKRLYAYDVEGSIAHCKMLAKAAIITEAESAELVEGLREVLKEIERGVFHFDDSLEDIHMHIEARLAQNIGRVAQKLHTARSRNDQVALDVRMYLRDETTAVIKLLFQLSKEIVSLAKSHLEMVMPGYTHLQRAQPVLLSHHLMAYHEMFSRDVERFQDCYKRINVMPLGSAALAGTTYPIDREYTAKLLDFPAVSANSMDTVSDRDFILEFLSCASICMVHFSRISEELVLWSSSEFGFVEIPDAFATGSSIMPQKKNPDVPELVRGKAGRIFGDLMAMLTVMKGLPLAYNRDMQEDKASLFDALDTLKACIQVYIRMLPRLRFKKETMLRATRTGYLNATDLADYLVGQGMSFRQAHDTVGKAVAYALSTGKELHDLSLEELKKFSSLIKKDIYQVLATERMIDRRTSAGGTATAAVKKAISKAEKHLNRMKDAI from the coding sequence GCCTTGGGACGGGAGGTTTTCAGAAAAGACGGACAGGGTCGTTGAGGCCTTTACCTCTTCAATCGATGTCGACAAACGGCTTTATGCCTATGATGTGGAAGGGAGCATCGCCCACTGCAAGATGCTCGCCAAGGCAGCCATCATTACCGAAGCGGAATCAGCAGAATTGGTGGAAGGGCTGCGTGAGGTTCTGAAAGAGATCGAGCGGGGCGTTTTTCATTTTGACGACAGCCTTGAAGATATCCACATGCATATCGAGGCGCGACTGGCACAAAACATTGGGCGGGTGGCCCAGAAGCTTCATACCGCCAGAAGCCGCAATGATCAGGTGGCTCTGGATGTGCGGATGTACCTGCGGGATGAAACCACCGCCGTCATCAAGCTTCTGTTTCAATTGAGCAAGGAAATTGTGTCCCTGGCAAAGTCTCACCTGGAGATGGTAATGCCGGGATACACGCATCTGCAGCGGGCCCAGCCGGTCTTGTTGTCGCATCATCTCATGGCTTACCATGAAATGTTTTCCCGGGATGTGGAAAGATTTCAGGACTGCTACAAACGGATCAATGTCATGCCCCTGGGAAGCGCGGCCCTGGCCGGCACCACCTACCCCATTGACAGGGAATACACCGCCAAGCTTCTGGATTTTCCGGCTGTGTCGGCTAACAGCATGGATACCGTGTCAGACCGGGATTTTATTTTAGAGTTTCTTTCCTGCGCCAGCATCTGTATGGTTCATTTCAGCCGCATTTCGGAAGAACTGGTTTTGTGGTCTTCTTCCGAGTTTGGCTTTGTGGAAATTCCGGACGCTTTTGCCACCGGCAGCAGCATCATGCCCCAGAAGAAAAACCCGGATGTACCGGAACTGGTCAGGGGAAAAGCCGGCCGGATTTTTGGCGATCTGATGGCCATGCTTACGGTCATGAAGGGGCTCCCGCTGGCTTATAATCGTGACATGCAGGAGGATAAAGCGTCCCTCTTTGATGCGCTGGACACCCTCAAAGCCTGTATCCAGGTTTATATCAGGATGCTGCCGCGGCTCCGATTTAAAAAGGAGACCATGCTCCGGGCGACTCGCACCGGCTATTTGAATGCAACGGATCTGGCCGATTATCTGGTGGGGCAGGGGATGTCTTTCCGGCAGGCGCACGACACGGTCGGCAAAGCCGTGGCTTATGCGCTCTCAACGGGCAAGGAACTGCATGATTTATCCCTGGAGGAACTCAAGAAATTCTCGTCGCTGATTAAGAAAGATATTTATCAGGTTCTGGCCACGGAACGGATGATTGACCGACGCACATCTGCGGGCGGGACCGCCACTGCAGCCGTCAAAAAAGCCATTTCCAAGGCAGAAAAGCACCTGAACAGGATGAAAGACGCCATCTGA